A region from the Triticum urartu cultivar G1812 chromosome 1, Tu2.1, whole genome shotgun sequence genome encodes:
- the LOC125550259 gene encoding uncharacterized protein LOC125550259, which produces MSAAAGGLRQLLTAAVTAGAAEARAAIFGHAVNPLGKRAATKLLRKKLIGEHVAQWYPDDIKRDDPEVMAREEKERLAKLEMLKRRGKGPPKKGQGRRAIKRNK; this is translated from the exons ATgagcgcggcggcgggcgggctTCGTCAGCTGCTGACGGCGGCGGtgacggcgggggcggcggaggcgcgcgCCGCGATTTTCGGGCACGCGGTGAACCCGTTGGGGAAGCGCGCGGCGACGAAGCTGCTGCGGAAGAAGCTCATCGGCGAGCATGTCGCGCAGTGGTACCCCGACGACATCAAGCGCGACGACCCCGAAGTCATGGCGCGCGAGGAGAAAGA GCGTCTTGCGAAGCTGGAAATGCTCAAGCGTCGTGGGAAGGGTCCGCCGAAGAAGGGCCAGGGAAGGCGTGCGATCAAGAGAAACAAATAA